A window of the Pseudoliparis swirei isolate HS2019 ecotype Mariana Trench chromosome 13, NWPU_hadal_v1, whole genome shotgun sequence genome harbors these coding sequences:
- the LOC130203618 gene encoding zinc finger MIZ domain-containing protein 1-like isoform X1: MNSIPSMDRHIQQTNDRLLCIKQHLQNPANFQTAATELLDWCGDPRAFQRPFEQSLMGCLTVVSRVAAQQGYDLDLGYRLLAVCAANRDKFTPKSAALLSSWCEELGRLLLLRHQKNRQNEPPGKVPMQPPMSSMKPGLSHGRDGSFPYDSGPWPQNTNQPPGSLSVVTTVWGVTNTSQSQVLGNPMVNNNNPMNPGGNPMGSGMPGNNPEMNSPQFPGPQQQFPSKGNSNQGYMQQGMYGRPNYPGGGGGFGGNYPGGPNAGPGGMDMPQHSRPPSDFAQPAAAAAAAAVAAAAATATATATATVAAMQETQNKDMNQYGPVSSSFQMGPNPAYSSQFMNQPGPRGPPSNPGNMGTGMNASSMSGPPMGMNQPRGQGMGPFGGHGQRIPQQGYAGPRPQGMGMKRPYPGEPNYGGQPYGPNSQFPNQQGPYPTQNPSRPLPSPNYPGQRMPGQQLQSQYPPPSGAMGQNYKQEPSFNGQTNNFSGSGYQYSQGNMNGPPRPVGNYPHSPVPGNPTPPMTPGSNIPPYLSPNQDVKPPFPPDIKPNITAVPPPPANHNEELRLTFPVRDGVVLEPFRLEHNLAVSNHVFHLRPSVHQTLMWRSDLELQFKCYHHEDRQMNTNWPASVQVSVNATPLTIERGDNKTSHKPLHLKQVCQPGRNTIQITVTACCCSHLFVLQLVHRPSVRSVLQGLLKKRLLPAEHCITKVKRNFSSVAASSGNAALNGKEGVEQTAMKVSLKCPITFRRIQLPARGHDCKHVQCFDLESYLQLNCERGTWRCPVCNKTALLEGLEVDQYMWGILNAIQNSEFEEVTIDPTCSWRPVAIKSDIHIKEDPDGPLAKRLKTMSPSQMIMPNVMEMIAQLGPGPSPYPLLSSQQGGKNSEYSSQGNSYPGHGNFDFPHGTPGGTSMNDFMHGPQLSHPPDMPNSLMTQDKPLSHNMPDSIPHSAGNDQSHCPLQSLHPSPHPGSQSGQQLHHSEPPQQSRQAPPPQQQQQQQQQQQQQQPTGPNNHPHGDLAFNPSSSLDGQAGSDMPEPSLDLLPELANPDELLSYLDPPDLPSNSNDDLLSLFENN; this comes from the exons ctcttctGTCCTCGTGGTGTGAGGAGCTaggacgcctcctcctcctccgtcaccaGAAGAACCGGCAGAACGAGCCTCCGGGAAAAGTGCCCATGCAGCCCCCCATGAGCTCCATGAAGCCCGGCCTTTCACACGG CAGAGATGGGTCTTTTCCCTATGACTCAGGCCCCTGGCCACAGAACACCAATCAGCCTCCAGGTTCGTTGTCGGTGGTTACGACCGTCTGGGGCGTGACCAACACGTCGCAGAGCCAG GTGTTGGGGAACCCCATGGTGAACAACAACAATCCCATGAACCCCGGGGGCAACCCTATGGGCTCGGGTATGCCTGGTAACAATCCAGAGATGAACTCTCCTCAGTTTCCTGGGCCTCAGCAGCAGTTCCCCAGCAAGGGCAACTCCAACCAGGGCTACATGCAGCAGGGCATGTACGGACGACCCAACTaccccggaggaggaggaggcttcgGTGGCAA TTACCCCGGAGGGCCCAACGCCGGACCAGGAGGAATGGACATGCCGCAGCACTCCCGTCCTCCGTCAGACTTCGCCCagcctgccgccgccgccgccgccgctgcagtCGCTGCCGCTGCCGCCACGGCAACCGCCACCGCCACGGCGACTGTAGCCGCCATGCAGGAGACCCAGAACAAAGACATGAACCAATACGGACCG GTGAGTTCCTCTTTCCAGATGGGACCAAACCCGGCGTACAGCAGCCAGTTCATGAACCAGCCAGGACCCCGCGGCCCTCCATCCAACCCTGGGAACATGGGCACTGGCATGAATGCATCCAGCATGAGCGGACCCCCCATGGGAATGAACCAGCCGAGGGGCCAAGGCATGGGGCCTTTTGGGGGCCATGGCCAAAGGATACCCCAGCAAGGCTATGCAGGACCCCGGCCTCAGGGCATGGGTATGAAGAGGCCGTACCCAGGGGAG CCAAACTATGGTGGTCAGCCGTATGGACCAAACAGCCAGTTCCCAAACCAGCAGGGGCCGTACCCCACACAGAACCCCTCGAGGCCGCTGCCGTCCCCAAACTACCCTGGCCAGAGGATGCCAGGACAGCAGCTGCAGAGCCAATACCCACCACCCAGTGGTGCCATGGGCCAGAACTATAAG CAAGAACCATCTTTTAATGGCCAAACAAATAACTTCTCTGGGAGTGGATATCAGTACAGCCAGGGTAATATGAATGGG CCGCCCAGACCGGTGGGCAACTATCCTCACTCCCCAGTGCCGGGCAACCCCACCCCTCCAATGACGCCGGGAAGTAACATCCCTCCGTACCTGTCGCCAAACCAGGACGTGAAGCCCCCCTTCCCTCCTGACATCAAACCGAATATCACCGCTGTCCCGCCCCCTCCAG CCAACCACAACGAGGAGCTGCGGCTCACGTTCCCGGTGCGAGACGGGGTGGTCCTCGAGCCCTTCAGGCTAGAGCACAACCTGGCTGTCAGCAACCACGTCTTCCACCTACGGCCCTCTGTACACCAGACGCTCATGTGGAG ATCGGACCTGGAGCTGCAGTTTAAGTGCTACCACCACGAAGACCGCCAGATGAACACCAACTGGCCGGCATCTGTCCAAGTCAGCGTAAACGCCACGCCGCTCACCATCGAGCGGGGCGACAACAAGACCTCCCACAAACCCCTGCACTTAAAACAAGTATGCCAGCCAGGAAGGAACACGATCCAGATCACAGTCACTGCCTGCTGCTGT TCGCACTTGTTTGTGCTGCAGCTCGTCCACAGGCCCTCGGTTCGCTCGGTCCTCCAGGGCTTGCTGAAGAAGAGGCTTCTGCCCGCAGAGCACTGCATCACCAAAG TTAAGAGGAACTTCAGCAGCGTTGCGGCGTCGTCGGGGAACGCAGCGCTCAACGgcaaggaaggcgtggagcagACGGCCATGAAGGTTTCCCTCAAATGTCCGATCACCTTCCGGCGAATACAACTTCCAGCAAGAGGCCATGACTGCAAACACGTTCAG TGTTTTGATTTGGAATCATATTTACAACTCAACTGTGAGCGGGGGACATGGCGATGTCCTGTATGCAA tAAAACAGCGTTGTTAGAGGGACTCGAAGTGGACCAGTACATGTGGGGAATCTTAAATGCCATTCAAAA CTCGGAGTTTGAGGAGGTGACCATTGACCCGACATGTAGTTGGCGGCCGGTGGCTATAAAATCTGATATCCACATCAAGGAGGATCCAGATGGACCGCTGGCCAAGAGGCTTAAGACTATGAGCCCCAGCCAGATGATCATGCCCAATGTGATGGAGATGATAGCTCAGCTCGGCCCCGGACCGTCGCCGTACCCGTTGTTATCTTCTCAGCAAGGGGGAAAGAACAGTGAATACAGCAGCCAAG GCAACAGTTACCCGGGACACGGGAACTTTGACTTCCCTCACGGCACGCCTGGCGGTACGTCGATGAATGATTTCATGCACGGCCCCCAGCTGTCTCACCCTCCCGACATGCCCAACAGCTTGATGACTCAAGACAAGCCACTCTCACACAACATGCCTGACTCA ATACCTCACTCTGCAGGCAATGATCAATCGCATTGTCCTCTGCAGAGCTTACATCCATCTCCACACCCTGGGAGCCAATCAGGACAGCAGCTACACCACAGCGAGCCTCCTCAGCAGTCGCgacaagctccgcctcctcaacaacaacaacagcagcaacaacaacagcaacaacaacagccgaCCGGTCCCAACAACCATCCCCACGGCGACCTGGCCTTCAACCCCTCCAGCAGTTTGGACGGCCAAGCAGGGTCGGACATGCCTGAGCCATCTTTAGAC cTTCTTCCAGAGCTCGCTAACCCGGATGAGCTTTTGTCGTACCTGGATCCACCTGACCTCCCCAGCAATAGCAACGATGACCTTCTATCGCTCTTCGAAAACAACTGA
- the LOC130203618 gene encoding zinc finger MIZ domain-containing protein 1-like isoform X2 has product MNSIPSMDRHIQQTNDRLLCIKQHLQNPANFQTAATELLDWCGDPRAFQRPFEQSLMGCLTVVSRVAAQQGYDLDLGYRLLAVCAANRDKFTPKSAALLSSWCEELGRLLLLRHQKNRQNEPPGKVPMQPPMSSMKPGLSHGDGSFPYDSGPWPQNTNQPPGSLSVVTTVWGVTNTSQSQVLGNPMVNNNNPMNPGGNPMGSGMPGNNPEMNSPQFPGPQQQFPSKGNSNQGYMQQGMYGRPNYPGGGGGFGGNYPGGPNAGPGGMDMPQHSRPPSDFAQPAAAAAAAAVAAAAATATATATATVAAMQETQNKDMNQYGPVSSSFQMGPNPAYSSQFMNQPGPRGPPSNPGNMGTGMNASSMSGPPMGMNQPRGQGMGPFGGHGQRIPQQGYAGPRPQGMGMKRPYPGEPNYGGQPYGPNSQFPNQQGPYPTQNPSRPLPSPNYPGQRMPGQQLQSQYPPPSGAMGQNYKQEPSFNGQTNNFSGSGYQYSQGNMNGPPRPVGNYPHSPVPGNPTPPMTPGSNIPPYLSPNQDVKPPFPPDIKPNITAVPPPPANHNEELRLTFPVRDGVVLEPFRLEHNLAVSNHVFHLRPSVHQTLMWRSDLELQFKCYHHEDRQMNTNWPASVQVSVNATPLTIERGDNKTSHKPLHLKQVCQPGRNTIQITVTACCCSHLFVLQLVHRPSVRSVLQGLLKKRLLPAEHCITKVKRNFSSVAASSGNAALNGKEGVEQTAMKVSLKCPITFRRIQLPARGHDCKHVQCFDLESYLQLNCERGTWRCPVCNKTALLEGLEVDQYMWGILNAIQNSEFEEVTIDPTCSWRPVAIKSDIHIKEDPDGPLAKRLKTMSPSQMIMPNVMEMIAQLGPGPSPYPLLSSQQGGKNSEYSSQGNSYPGHGNFDFPHGTPGGTSMNDFMHGPQLSHPPDMPNSLMTQDKPLSHNMPDSIPHSAGNDQSHCPLQSLHPSPHPGSQSGQQLHHSEPPQQSRQAPPPQQQQQQQQQQQQQQPTGPNNHPHGDLAFNPSSSLDGQAGSDMPEPSLDLLPELANPDELLSYLDPPDLPSNSNDDLLSLFENN; this is encoded by the exons ctcttctGTCCTCGTGGTGTGAGGAGCTaggacgcctcctcctcctccgtcaccaGAAGAACCGGCAGAACGAGCCTCCGGGAAAAGTGCCCATGCAGCCCCCCATGAGCTCCATGAAGCCCGGCCTTTCACACGG AGATGGGTCTTTTCCCTATGACTCAGGCCCCTGGCCACAGAACACCAATCAGCCTCCAGGTTCGTTGTCGGTGGTTACGACCGTCTGGGGCGTGACCAACACGTCGCAGAGCCAG GTGTTGGGGAACCCCATGGTGAACAACAACAATCCCATGAACCCCGGGGGCAACCCTATGGGCTCGGGTATGCCTGGTAACAATCCAGAGATGAACTCTCCTCAGTTTCCTGGGCCTCAGCAGCAGTTCCCCAGCAAGGGCAACTCCAACCAGGGCTACATGCAGCAGGGCATGTACGGACGACCCAACTaccccggaggaggaggaggcttcgGTGGCAA TTACCCCGGAGGGCCCAACGCCGGACCAGGAGGAATGGACATGCCGCAGCACTCCCGTCCTCCGTCAGACTTCGCCCagcctgccgccgccgccgccgccgctgcagtCGCTGCCGCTGCCGCCACGGCAACCGCCACCGCCACGGCGACTGTAGCCGCCATGCAGGAGACCCAGAACAAAGACATGAACCAATACGGACCG GTGAGTTCCTCTTTCCAGATGGGACCAAACCCGGCGTACAGCAGCCAGTTCATGAACCAGCCAGGACCCCGCGGCCCTCCATCCAACCCTGGGAACATGGGCACTGGCATGAATGCATCCAGCATGAGCGGACCCCCCATGGGAATGAACCAGCCGAGGGGCCAAGGCATGGGGCCTTTTGGGGGCCATGGCCAAAGGATACCCCAGCAAGGCTATGCAGGACCCCGGCCTCAGGGCATGGGTATGAAGAGGCCGTACCCAGGGGAG CCAAACTATGGTGGTCAGCCGTATGGACCAAACAGCCAGTTCCCAAACCAGCAGGGGCCGTACCCCACACAGAACCCCTCGAGGCCGCTGCCGTCCCCAAACTACCCTGGCCAGAGGATGCCAGGACAGCAGCTGCAGAGCCAATACCCACCACCCAGTGGTGCCATGGGCCAGAACTATAAG CAAGAACCATCTTTTAATGGCCAAACAAATAACTTCTCTGGGAGTGGATATCAGTACAGCCAGGGTAATATGAATGGG CCGCCCAGACCGGTGGGCAACTATCCTCACTCCCCAGTGCCGGGCAACCCCACCCCTCCAATGACGCCGGGAAGTAACATCCCTCCGTACCTGTCGCCAAACCAGGACGTGAAGCCCCCCTTCCCTCCTGACATCAAACCGAATATCACCGCTGTCCCGCCCCCTCCAG CCAACCACAACGAGGAGCTGCGGCTCACGTTCCCGGTGCGAGACGGGGTGGTCCTCGAGCCCTTCAGGCTAGAGCACAACCTGGCTGTCAGCAACCACGTCTTCCACCTACGGCCCTCTGTACACCAGACGCTCATGTGGAG ATCGGACCTGGAGCTGCAGTTTAAGTGCTACCACCACGAAGACCGCCAGATGAACACCAACTGGCCGGCATCTGTCCAAGTCAGCGTAAACGCCACGCCGCTCACCATCGAGCGGGGCGACAACAAGACCTCCCACAAACCCCTGCACTTAAAACAAGTATGCCAGCCAGGAAGGAACACGATCCAGATCACAGTCACTGCCTGCTGCTGT TCGCACTTGTTTGTGCTGCAGCTCGTCCACAGGCCCTCGGTTCGCTCGGTCCTCCAGGGCTTGCTGAAGAAGAGGCTTCTGCCCGCAGAGCACTGCATCACCAAAG TTAAGAGGAACTTCAGCAGCGTTGCGGCGTCGTCGGGGAACGCAGCGCTCAACGgcaaggaaggcgtggagcagACGGCCATGAAGGTTTCCCTCAAATGTCCGATCACCTTCCGGCGAATACAACTTCCAGCAAGAGGCCATGACTGCAAACACGTTCAG TGTTTTGATTTGGAATCATATTTACAACTCAACTGTGAGCGGGGGACATGGCGATGTCCTGTATGCAA tAAAACAGCGTTGTTAGAGGGACTCGAAGTGGACCAGTACATGTGGGGAATCTTAAATGCCATTCAAAA CTCGGAGTTTGAGGAGGTGACCATTGACCCGACATGTAGTTGGCGGCCGGTGGCTATAAAATCTGATATCCACATCAAGGAGGATCCAGATGGACCGCTGGCCAAGAGGCTTAAGACTATGAGCCCCAGCCAGATGATCATGCCCAATGTGATGGAGATGATAGCTCAGCTCGGCCCCGGACCGTCGCCGTACCCGTTGTTATCTTCTCAGCAAGGGGGAAAGAACAGTGAATACAGCAGCCAAG GCAACAGTTACCCGGGACACGGGAACTTTGACTTCCCTCACGGCACGCCTGGCGGTACGTCGATGAATGATTTCATGCACGGCCCCCAGCTGTCTCACCCTCCCGACATGCCCAACAGCTTGATGACTCAAGACAAGCCACTCTCACACAACATGCCTGACTCA ATACCTCACTCTGCAGGCAATGATCAATCGCATTGTCCTCTGCAGAGCTTACATCCATCTCCACACCCTGGGAGCCAATCAGGACAGCAGCTACACCACAGCGAGCCTCCTCAGCAGTCGCgacaagctccgcctcctcaacaacaacaacagcagcaacaacaacagcaacaacaacagccgaCCGGTCCCAACAACCATCCCCACGGCGACCTGGCCTTCAACCCCTCCAGCAGTTTGGACGGCCAAGCAGGGTCGGACATGCCTGAGCCATCTTTAGAC cTTCTTCCAGAGCTCGCTAACCCGGATGAGCTTTTGTCGTACCTGGATCCACCTGACCTCCCCAGCAATAGCAACGATGACCTTCTATCGCTCTTCGAAAACAACTGA
- the LOC130203618 gene encoding zinc finger MIZ domain-containing protein 1-like isoform X3, which yields MNSIPSMDRHIQQTNDRLLCIKQHLQNPANFQTAATELLDWCGDPRAFQRPFEQSLMGCLTVVSRVAAQQGYDLDLGYRLLAVCAANRDKFTPKSAALLSSWCEELGRLLLLRHQKNRQNEPPGKVPMQPPMSSMKPGLSHGRDGSFPYDSGPWPQNTNQPPGSLSVVTTVWGVTNTSQSQVLGNPMVNNNNPMNPGGNPMGSGMPGNNPEMNSPQFPGPQQQFPSKGNSNQGYMQQGMYGRPNYPGGGGGFGGNYPGGPNAGPGGMDMPQHSRPPSDFAQPAAAAAAAAVAAAAATATATATATVAAMQETQNKDMNQYGPVSSSFQMGPNPAYSSQFMNQPGPRGPPSNPGNMGTGMNASSMSGPPMGMNQPRGQGMGPFGGHGQRIPQQGYAGPRPQGMGMKRPYPGEPNYGGQPYGPNSQFPNQQGPYPTQNPSRPLPSPNYPGQRMPGQQLQSQYPPPSGAMGQNYKQEPSFNGQTNNFSGSGYQYSQGNMNGPPRPVGNYPHSPVPGNPTPPMTPGSNIPPYLSPNQDVKPPFPPDIKPNITAVPPPPANHNEELRLTFPVRDGVVLEPFRLEHNLAVSNHVFHLRPSVHQTLMWRSDLELQFKCYHHEDRQMNTNWPASVQVSVNATPLTIERGDNKTSHKPLHLKQVCQPGRNTIQITVTACCCSHLFVLQLVHRPSVRSVLQGLLKKRLLPAEHCITKVKRNFSSVAASSGNAALNGKEGVEQTAMKVSLKCPITFRRIQLPARGHDCKHVQCFDLESYLQLNCERGTWRCPVCNKTALLEGLEVDQYMWGILNAIQNSEFEEVTIDPTCSWRPVAIKSDIHIKEDPDGPLAKRLKTMSPSQMIMPNVMEMIAQLGPGPSPYPLLSSQQGGKNSEYSSQGNSYPGHGNFDFPHGTPGGTSMNDFMHGPQLSHPPDMPNSLMTQDKPLSHNMPDSSLHPSPHPGSQSGQQLHHSEPPQQSRQAPPPQQQQQQQQQQQQQQPTGPNNHPHGDLAFNPSSSLDGQAGSDMPEPSLDLLPELANPDELLSYLDPPDLPSNSNDDLLSLFENN from the exons ctcttctGTCCTCGTGGTGTGAGGAGCTaggacgcctcctcctcctccgtcaccaGAAGAACCGGCAGAACGAGCCTCCGGGAAAAGTGCCCATGCAGCCCCCCATGAGCTCCATGAAGCCCGGCCTTTCACACGG CAGAGATGGGTCTTTTCCCTATGACTCAGGCCCCTGGCCACAGAACACCAATCAGCCTCCAGGTTCGTTGTCGGTGGTTACGACCGTCTGGGGCGTGACCAACACGTCGCAGAGCCAG GTGTTGGGGAACCCCATGGTGAACAACAACAATCCCATGAACCCCGGGGGCAACCCTATGGGCTCGGGTATGCCTGGTAACAATCCAGAGATGAACTCTCCTCAGTTTCCTGGGCCTCAGCAGCAGTTCCCCAGCAAGGGCAACTCCAACCAGGGCTACATGCAGCAGGGCATGTACGGACGACCCAACTaccccggaggaggaggaggcttcgGTGGCAA TTACCCCGGAGGGCCCAACGCCGGACCAGGAGGAATGGACATGCCGCAGCACTCCCGTCCTCCGTCAGACTTCGCCCagcctgccgccgccgccgccgccgctgcagtCGCTGCCGCTGCCGCCACGGCAACCGCCACCGCCACGGCGACTGTAGCCGCCATGCAGGAGACCCAGAACAAAGACATGAACCAATACGGACCG GTGAGTTCCTCTTTCCAGATGGGACCAAACCCGGCGTACAGCAGCCAGTTCATGAACCAGCCAGGACCCCGCGGCCCTCCATCCAACCCTGGGAACATGGGCACTGGCATGAATGCATCCAGCATGAGCGGACCCCCCATGGGAATGAACCAGCCGAGGGGCCAAGGCATGGGGCCTTTTGGGGGCCATGGCCAAAGGATACCCCAGCAAGGCTATGCAGGACCCCGGCCTCAGGGCATGGGTATGAAGAGGCCGTACCCAGGGGAG CCAAACTATGGTGGTCAGCCGTATGGACCAAACAGCCAGTTCCCAAACCAGCAGGGGCCGTACCCCACACAGAACCCCTCGAGGCCGCTGCCGTCCCCAAACTACCCTGGCCAGAGGATGCCAGGACAGCAGCTGCAGAGCCAATACCCACCACCCAGTGGTGCCATGGGCCAGAACTATAAG CAAGAACCATCTTTTAATGGCCAAACAAATAACTTCTCTGGGAGTGGATATCAGTACAGCCAGGGTAATATGAATGGG CCGCCCAGACCGGTGGGCAACTATCCTCACTCCCCAGTGCCGGGCAACCCCACCCCTCCAATGACGCCGGGAAGTAACATCCCTCCGTACCTGTCGCCAAACCAGGACGTGAAGCCCCCCTTCCCTCCTGACATCAAACCGAATATCACCGCTGTCCCGCCCCCTCCAG CCAACCACAACGAGGAGCTGCGGCTCACGTTCCCGGTGCGAGACGGGGTGGTCCTCGAGCCCTTCAGGCTAGAGCACAACCTGGCTGTCAGCAACCACGTCTTCCACCTACGGCCCTCTGTACACCAGACGCTCATGTGGAG ATCGGACCTGGAGCTGCAGTTTAAGTGCTACCACCACGAAGACCGCCAGATGAACACCAACTGGCCGGCATCTGTCCAAGTCAGCGTAAACGCCACGCCGCTCACCATCGAGCGGGGCGACAACAAGACCTCCCACAAACCCCTGCACTTAAAACAAGTATGCCAGCCAGGAAGGAACACGATCCAGATCACAGTCACTGCCTGCTGCTGT TCGCACTTGTTTGTGCTGCAGCTCGTCCACAGGCCCTCGGTTCGCTCGGTCCTCCAGGGCTTGCTGAAGAAGAGGCTTCTGCCCGCAGAGCACTGCATCACCAAAG TTAAGAGGAACTTCAGCAGCGTTGCGGCGTCGTCGGGGAACGCAGCGCTCAACGgcaaggaaggcgtggagcagACGGCCATGAAGGTTTCCCTCAAATGTCCGATCACCTTCCGGCGAATACAACTTCCAGCAAGAGGCCATGACTGCAAACACGTTCAG TGTTTTGATTTGGAATCATATTTACAACTCAACTGTGAGCGGGGGACATGGCGATGTCCTGTATGCAA tAAAACAGCGTTGTTAGAGGGACTCGAAGTGGACCAGTACATGTGGGGAATCTTAAATGCCATTCAAAA CTCGGAGTTTGAGGAGGTGACCATTGACCCGACATGTAGTTGGCGGCCGGTGGCTATAAAATCTGATATCCACATCAAGGAGGATCCAGATGGACCGCTGGCCAAGAGGCTTAAGACTATGAGCCCCAGCCAGATGATCATGCCCAATGTGATGGAGATGATAGCTCAGCTCGGCCCCGGACCGTCGCCGTACCCGTTGTTATCTTCTCAGCAAGGGGGAAAGAACAGTGAATACAGCAGCCAAG GCAACAGTTACCCGGGACACGGGAACTTTGACTTCCCTCACGGCACGCCTGGCGGTACGTCGATGAATGATTTCATGCACGGCCCCCAGCTGTCTCACCCTCCCGACATGCCCAACAGCTTGATGACTCAAGACAAGCCACTCTCACACAACATGCCTGACTCA AGCTTACATCCATCTCCACACCCTGGGAGCCAATCAGGACAGCAGCTACACCACAGCGAGCCTCCTCAGCAGTCGCgacaagctccgcctcctcaacaacaacaacagcagcaacaacaacagcaacaacaacagccgaCCGGTCCCAACAACCATCCCCACGGCGACCTGGCCTTCAACCCCTCCAGCAGTTTGGACGGCCAAGCAGGGTCGGACATGCCTGAGCCATCTTTAGAC cTTCTTCCAGAGCTCGCTAACCCGGATGAGCTTTTGTCGTACCTGGATCCACCTGACCTCCCCAGCAATAGCAACGATGACCTTCTATCGCTCTTCGAAAACAACTGA